AGCTCCTCCAAGAAGTGGTCGACGTCGCGTGACGCCGTCTCGGGATCGATGCCGAACTCGTCCACCACACGGGCCACGAGCTCGTCCGTTCGAGCGCCTTCGGCCAACGCCTCCCACAACAGCGCGGCGGTGTGGTTCCCCGCCAGGTAGACCCGTCCCGGCACGTCGAGGACGATGACCTCGCCGTCGACCACGCGCCACGTCAGACCATCGGTTCGCAATTGCACCTGCTCCATGTCCGCCCCCGCGTTTGAGCTGTGCCACAGGAGAGTACCGGACGCCCGGACCTCCGCCGACAAGGGGGAGGCTCAATAGACGCCGAGGGTGCCGAGGCGTCGTTCGCGCTGCAACGCCAGGCGGAAAACCACGTGGCCCACGCACAGCGACAACACCGCCATGGGGACGAGCACGGCAATGTCGTCGACGATGCTCGCCCACCCCGCCCCGTTGAGCAGTGCATGGCGCATGGCCTGGAGGGCGATGGCGACGGGACTGTGCTGCACCACCCGAGCCGCGCCTGACGGGAGGAGCCCGATCGGAAAATAGGCGCCCGACCCGACGGTCAGCGCCGAGGCGGCGAGGCCCACGAAGCCGGACCCCCGGCGGATGGTGAGCACGGAGGCGGCGCACAAGCTCCCCAGGCCCCAGACGAAGGGGATGAGTGCGAGGAGCACGACCGTCGCCGGTAGCAGCCCGGCCAGCGAGAAGTCGACGCCCAGGGTGACGGAGACCAGCAGCAGGAAGATCGCCGTCCGGATCGGCACGTAGAGCAGGTCGTAGATGACGAGCCCCAGTTGCAGGGTGGCGGCAGACGTGGGCGTCACGAGGAGCGCCTCGAGCGTGCCGGTCAACTGCTCGCTGCGCATCTGGCTCGTCACCTGCACGAGCGCGACCTGGATGAAGCCCGCCACTGCGATCCCGATCGTCACGAAGCCGAGGTAGCTCGCCCGGGTCGCCCCGACGCCCTGGATGCGGGCGGGATCGACGAGACGGCTCACGAAGTAGAAGGTGAAGATCTGGAGAACGAGGCCCAAGGCGTCCTGCAGGTACGCCAGGCGGTAGCTCCAGGCGATGAGCAGGTCCCGGCGGACGAAGGCTCCCAGCTTCCGGGGCTCGGGAACGATGCCGCCGAACTGGTCGTGCGCCGACGCGGCCTCGGACATCACGGCGGTCCCTCCGAGACGAGCCGGAGGAAGGCCTGCTCGATGCCCGAGCCCTCCTCCTCGCAACCGAGCACCTGGTACCCGTTTCCGGTGAGAGCGGAGATGGGATCGCCCAAGACCGCGTCCCCGCTGAGGGTGAGCGCGTAGCGGTCGATGCCGGAGCGGTCGCCCCCGACGGGGA
This window of the Acidimicrobiales bacterium genome carries:
- a CDS encoding PqqD family protein; this encodes MRTDGLTWRVVDGEVIVLDVPGRVYLAGNHTAALLWEALAEGARTDELVARVVDEFGIDPETASRDVDHFLEELRKRGLLDGP
- a CDS encoding ABC transporter permease; translation: MSEAASAHDQFGGIVPEPRKLGAFVRRDLLIAWSYRLAYLQDALGLVLQIFTFYFVSRLVDPARIQGVGATRASYLGFVTIGIAVAGFIQVALVQVTSQMRSEQLTGTLEALLVTPTSAATLQLGLVIYDLLYVPIRTAIFLLLVSVTLGVDFSLAGLLPATVVLLALIPFVWGLGSLCAASVLTIRRGSGFVGLAASALTVGSGAYFPIGLLPSGAARVVQHSPVAIALQAMRHALLNGAGWASIVDDIAVLVPMAVLSLCVGHVVFRLALQRERRLGTLGVY